Within the Arthrobacter sp. UKPF54-2 genome, the region CGGACTCGGTGGGTTCGACCATCAGCGTGCCCGCCACGGGGAACGCAAGGGTGGGGGCGTGGAAGCCGTAGTCGATCAGGCGCTTGGCGACGTCCTCGGCGGTGACGCCGGTCTTGGCCGTGAGCTCCCGCAGATCCAGGATGCATTCGTGGGCCACCAGGCCGCCTTCGCCGGTGTAGAGCACCGGGAAGTAGTCGTTAAGGCGGGCTGCGATGTAGTTGGCCGCGAGCAGCGCCGACTTGGTGGCCTCGGTCAGGCCCTGGCCGCCCATGAGCTTCACGTATGCCCAGGAGATCGGCAGCACGCCCGCGGAGCCGTAGCGGGACGCCGAGATCGGGGTGCCCTCGGCACCGTTGGCGGGATCCGCTGCGTTGCCGGGCATAAACGGGGCCAGGTGGGCCTTGGCCGCGACCGGGCCGACGCCGGGTCCGCCGCCGCCGTGCGGGATGCAGAAGGTCTTGTGCAGGTTCAGGTGCGAGACGTCCCCGCCAAACTGGCCCGGCTGGGCCAGGCCCACGAGGGCGTTGAGGTTGGCGCCGTCGATGTAGACCTGGCCGCCGGCGGCGTGGACGGCGTCGCAGACCTCGCGGACGTCGGCGTCGTACACCCCGTGCGTGGACGGGTAGGTGATCATGATCGCGGACAGTGCGTCCTTGTGCAGCTCGATCTTGGCCTGCAGGTCCGCGTGGTCGATCGTGCCGTCGGTGGCGGTGGCCACGACGACGACCTTCATGCCGGCGAGCACCGCGGAGGCCGCGTTCGTGCCGTGCGCCGAGGCCGGGATCAGGCAGACGTTCCGCTGGGCCTCGCCGCGGGAGCGGTGGTAGCCCCGGATCGCGAGCAGGCCGGCGAGCTCGCCCTGGGAACCGGCGTTGGGCTGGATGGAGACCTGGTCGTAGCCGGTGATCTCGGTCAGCTGGGCTTCGAGGTCCTCGATCAGTTCGCGCCAGCCGGCGGTCTGGGAGTCCGGGGCGAAGGGGTGGATGGAGGCGAACTCCGGCCACGAGATGGCCTCCATCTCTGCCGTAGCGTTCAGCTTCATGGTGCAGGAACCCAGCGGGATCATGGTGCGGTCCAGCGCGAGGTCCCGGTCCGAAAGGCGGCGGATGTAGCGCAGCAGCTGGGTCTCGGAACGGTGCGTGTTGAAGACCGGGTGCTGCAGGTAGTCGGAGGTCCGCTCGACGTCGCTATCCAGGGCGAAACCTCCGCCACTGCTTGCGGCGGATTCAACGACCGTGGCGCCGAAGGCGGCGACGACGTCGGCGACGTTTGCCGCCGTCGTCGCCTCATCGGCGGAGATGCCGACCGTGTCGGCGTCGATGGAACGAAGGTTGATGCCCCGGGCGTCGGCGGCGGCGATGAATTCCGCGGCCTTGCCCGGCACCGAGACGGTGACGGTGTCGAAGAACGAGGTGTGCAGCACGTCCAGGCCGGCGGCCTTCAGCGAGGCGGCGATGGTGCGGGCGTGGCCGTGGACGGTCTCGGCGATTGCCTTGAGCCCGTCCGGGCCGTGGTAGATAGCGTAGAACGAGGCCACAATGGCCAGCAGCGCCTGCGCGGTGCAGATGTTGGAGGTGGCCTTCTCGCGCCGGATGTGCTGCTCGCGGGTCTGCAGCGCCAGGCGGTAGGCGGGCATGCCTGCGTTGTCCTTGGAGACACCGACGAGGCGGCCGGGCATGGAGCGCTCAAGACCCTTGGCGACGGCCATGTAGGCGGCGTGCGGGCCGCCGAAGAACAGCGGCACACCAAAGCGCTGGGCGGAGCCGACGGCGATATCAGCACCCTGCTCGCCCGGGGAGGTGATCAGGGTCAGGGACAGCAGGTCCGCGGCCACGGTGACGAGCGCGCCGCGTTCCTTGGCCTCGGCGATCACGGCGGTGTGGTCAACCACGCGGCCGGAGACACCCGGCTGCTGCAGCACAACGCCGTTGATGACGCCCTCGGGCAGGCCCTTGGTCAGGTCGGCGACCTCGACCTCGAAGCCGAGGGCCTCGGCGCGGCCCTTCACGATCGCGATGGTCTGCGGCAGGCAGTCGGCGTCGAGGACGGTCTTGCCGTCGTGTGCGGTCTTGTTCTTGTTGGCCCGGCGCATCATCAACACGGCCTCGGCCACGGCGGTGGCTTCGTCCAGCAACGAGGCGTTGGCGATCGGCAGGCCCACGAGGTCCTGGACCATGGTCTGGAAGTTCAGCAGCGCCTCGAGCCGGCCCTGCGAGATCTCGGGCTGGTACGGCGTGTAGGCGGTGTACCAGGCCGGGGCTTCGAGAATGTTGCGTCGGATCACGGCGGGCGTGACGGTGTCGTAGTAGCCCTGGCCGATCATCTGCACGGCGGTCTTGTTCTTGGCGGCCAGTCTGCGCAGCTCGGCGAGGACTTCGACTTCGCTCAGTGCCGCGGTGAGCGCCAAGTCGGAGTCCTGCCGGATGTCCTTCGGAACGGCCGTATCCACCAGCGCGTCGACGGTGTCGTGGCCGACAGCCTTCAGCATGGTGTCGACGTCGGCCTGGCGGCGGGCGCCGATGTGCCGGTCAACGAAGGACGTGGAGGCTGAGGTAACAGTCACAAGGAACTCCATAACTAAGGCGGCGCAGGGTACGCCACATTGATTCGGGTTCCTCCCCGCTCTGTATTGGACCTGAGAGTTTCCGCGCAGCCGCTTTGGCGAGGCTCCGCTTGCACCGTCGGTGAGCACAGCGCGCCCGGGGCGCGCCTGCTGCTTTCCAGAGTTGCCTTGCCGCGGCGGTACATGGGCCTGAGAGATTCCTGGGGAGGATTTGCTCCTACGGCGCCTGCTTGTACCTACTTGCAGAACTCTCCCGCCGCAGATCAAAGGCATATTCAATTGCTCGTGACCGCAGTCACAAGTCCCATTGTCCTACGCCGGGGGCACGTCCGCAAACTCCGCTCACGGGCCGCTGCAGCGTTACGGTGGAACGGTCGCCGGGACGCGGCGGCGCAGCGGTTGGACGGCGAGGAGAAGAAGCATGCTGGAGCAAAGGCCATTCGGTATCACTGGGTTGGACGTCTCGATCGTGGGGCTCGGCGCCGGCCAGATCGGCGAGAGTGATGTCACCGAAGCCGAAGCCGCCGAGGTGCTCAACGGGGCCTTGGATCTCGGTGTCACGCTGATCGATACCGCCGCCAGTTACGGGCTGAGCGAGGAGCGGATCGGCCGGCACCTTGCCGGACGCCGGGATGAGTTTGTCCTCTCCACCAAAGGTGGGCCCAAGATCAACGGGCAGCGGGACTGGTCTCCGGGCAGCGTGCTGGAGAGCATCGAACAGTCACTGCGCAAGACCGGCTCGGAACGGATCGACATTTTCTACCTGCACTCGTGCCCGCTGGATGTCCTGCAACGCGGCGACCTTCAGGACACGCTGGACCAGGCCGTCGCCGCCGGCAAGATCGGAGTGGCGGGCTACAGCGGAGACAATGAGCCGCTGGCCTTCGCGGTGGAGTCCGGACGGTTCGGTGCCATCGAGACCAGCGTCAACGTCGCCGACCAGTGGAATCTCCGGAATGTCCTGCGCCGGCGGCCTGAGTTGGGCGTGATCGCCAAGCGCCCGATCGCGAACGCGCCGTGGCGGTTCGCTGCGCGTCCTCTCGGCAACTACGCAGAGCTCTATTGGGAGCGGCTGCATGCACTGGGCCTGGACCCGGGCGACCTGGAATGGGCCGAGTTCGCCCTGCGCTTCACGGTGTACGCGCCCGGCGTGGACACGGCTATTGCCGGGACGGCCAAGCTGGAGCACCTGCGGCGGAACGTCATGGCCGCCAGCCGGGGCCCGCTTCCGGCCTCGGCCCTGGACGGCATCGACCGCGCTTGGAGCGCTGTTGGTTCTGACTGGCCGGCTTCGACCTAACAGCAGCTAACGGCCACCCGGCCCGGCAGCGTTGCGGGCCGTGGACGCCCCGCCGGCGCCCCTCACGCGGCCAGGCGGAAGTGGCAACGGCTGTGCTCCTGCACGGCGGCAGGGGCGTCGCGTTCGATGGATGAGCGCAGGGCTGCCGCCTGCGCGGCGTCCAACCCGGCTTCGTGGGAGCGCCGGGCCACAACGGCAAGCCGGTCAGCCACCTCGTTCAACGGATCTCCGGCATGCCCTTTGACCCAGCACAATTCTGCCGAGACTCCCGAGAGAAGCGCGCAGATCCGGGCGACTTCGCCGTGGATGGCTCCGGAGCCGCCGGCAGGATCGGCCCCGGCCAGGCCCCTGCGTACAAGCGCCAGGCTGTCCCGGCTGTCGCTGAAGAGCCGGAGGATTCCGGTTCCGAGGCGCAGCGCGGGGTGCAGCGACAGCGCCAGCTGGATGCCCTTGCGCATGGCCTTGAGCTCAGCGTGCAGGACGCTTGAGCACACGGCGGTCCCTGCCCCCGTACGGTAGCTGCCGCCTCCGCCGGTTGCTACGACCCAGCCCAGCCCAACGGTCGCTGCTCTGCCCTTGGAGGCGTCGGTCACAACATCCACCACTGCCCCGCCGGCGGACAG harbors:
- a CDS encoding aldo/keto reductase, with amino-acid sequence MLEQRPFGITGLDVSIVGLGAGQIGESDVTEAEAAEVLNGALDLGVTLIDTAASYGLSEERIGRHLAGRRDEFVLSTKGGPKINGQRDWSPGSVLESIEQSLRKTGSERIDIFYLHSCPLDVLQRGDLQDTLDQAVAAGKIGVAGYSGDNEPLAFAVESGRFGAIETSVNVADQWNLRNVLRRRPELGVIAKRPIANAPWRFAARPLGNYAELYWERLHALGLDPGDLEWAEFALRFTVYAPGVDTAIAGTAKLEHLRRNVMAASRGPLPASALDGIDRAWSAVGSDWPAST
- a CDS encoding RNase H family protein — encoded protein: MGAQVSSQQAENRPTPKPSAPARRGVLLTEVRKHHLASIVEVAATVQFGLGSWALAPVRGAAASAGIAEPDDRPLVTGTAALGPGADHCYRRIAMEVLLAVLEQRPGAAPDGAGAELHAVVRVVACRRLLLELRRQVSELALEEAIFIGEVPCSSDGRLETAVLAGLSAGGAVVDVVTDASKGRAATVGLGWVVATGGGGSYRTGAGTAVCSSVLHAELKAMRKGIQLALSLHPALRLGTGILRLFSDSRDSLALVRRGLAGADPAGGSGAIHGEVARICALLSGVSAELCWVKGHAGDPLNEVADRLAVVARRSHEAGLDAAQAAALRSSIERDAPAAVQEHSRCHFRLAA
- the gcvP gene encoding aminomethyl-transferring glycine dehydrogenase; the protein is MTVTSASTSFVDRHIGARRQADVDTMLKAVGHDTVDALVDTAVPKDIRQDSDLALTAALSEVEVLAELRRLAAKNKTAVQMIGQGYYDTVTPAVIRRNILEAPAWYTAYTPYQPEISQGRLEALLNFQTMVQDLVGLPIANASLLDEATAVAEAVLMMRRANKNKTAHDGKTVLDADCLPQTIAIVKGRAEALGFEVEVADLTKGLPEGVINGVVLQQPGVSGRVVDHTAVIAEAKERGALVTVAADLLSLTLITSPGEQGADIAVGSAQRFGVPLFFGGPHAAYMAVAKGLERSMPGRLVGVSKDNAGMPAYRLALQTREQHIRREKATSNICTAQALLAIVASFYAIYHGPDGLKAIAETVHGHARTIAASLKAAGLDVLHTSFFDTVTVSVPGKAAEFIAAADARGINLRSIDADTVGISADEATTAANVADVVAAFGATVVESAASSGGGFALDSDVERTSDYLQHPVFNTHRSETQLLRYIRRLSDRDLALDRTMIPLGSCTMKLNATAEMEAISWPEFASIHPFAPDSQTAGWRELIEDLEAQLTEITGYDQVSIQPNAGSQGELAGLLAIRGYHRSRGEAQRNVCLIPASAHGTNAASAVLAGMKVVVVATATDGTIDHADLQAKIELHKDALSAIMITYPSTHGVYDADVREVCDAVHAAGGQVYIDGANLNALVGLAQPGQFGGDVSHLNLHKTFCIPHGGGGPGVGPVAAKAHLAPFMPGNAADPANGAEGTPISASRYGSAGVLPISWAYVKLMGGQGLTEATKSALLAANYIAARLNDYFPVLYTGEGGLVAHECILDLRELTAKTGVTAEDVAKRLIDYGFHAPTLAFPVAGTLMVEPTESEDLGEIDRFITAMIAIRAEIDQVAHGEFSVEHSPLRNAPHTAAAVISTEWTRDYPREQAVFPVHTLRQDKYFPPVGRIDGAAGDRNLICSCPPLSEFEN